Proteins encoded together in one Parasegetibacter sp. NRK P23 window:
- a CDS encoding sterol desaturase family protein codes for MKLNLLAFAIPFFLLFMVLEYAVARRRNKKVFNLHNSIANVSIGIAERLLDVLVTGAFYFVYRYIQEHFGFFSIRGGVVMWVILFICTDFIWYWYHRLAHEVSLFWAAHVVHHQSEDFNYTVSARITVFQAFIRTGFWAVLPLMGFPAEMITSILLMHGLYPFFIHTQLIGKLGVLEYIFVTPSHHRVHHASNEEYLDKNYGDVLIIWDKLFGTFQEEKDVEIRYGLTRPLNSYSFLWQHFHFWAEIVVAMRTVKGWKKKMALLLGKPDLIPDYARTRSENFFRISKHDSPDIKGKLNQYVVWQMVLMFPLSFLTILYEHQLSGMLQFMFVLLILVTLINCGAIMEQRIWVFHLEFARWLLCVIVVLYTFPNMWLGGILMAIALVLCCFYETSWKYYLRLLYNHRVT; via the coding sequence ATGAAGTTGAACCTCCTTGCTTTTGCTATTCCCTTCTTCCTGCTGTTCATGGTACTTGAATATGCCGTGGCGCGGCGCCGGAACAAAAAAGTATTCAATCTCCATAATTCCATCGCGAATGTGAGTATAGGCATTGCTGAGCGTCTCCTGGACGTGTTGGTAACCGGAGCTTTCTATTTTGTATACCGTTATATCCAGGAGCATTTCGGATTCTTTTCCATACGTGGCGGGGTGGTGATGTGGGTGATCTTATTTATATGCACGGATTTTATCTGGTACTGGTACCACCGACTGGCGCATGAGGTGAGCCTTTTCTGGGCGGCGCATGTGGTGCACCACCAGAGCGAGGACTTTAATTATACGGTTTCTGCAAGGATCACCGTATTCCAGGCCTTTATCCGCACTGGTTTCTGGGCCGTTCTCCCCTTAATGGGTTTTCCTGCGGAAATGATTACCAGCATATTGCTAATGCATGGGTTGTATCCATTTTTTATTCACACCCAACTGATCGGGAAACTTGGCGTGCTGGAATATATATTTGTGACACCTTCGCACCACCGGGTTCACCACGCCAGCAACGAGGAATATCTTGACAAAAATTATGGAGATGTGCTGATCATATGGGATAAACTTTTTGGCACTTTCCAGGAAGAAAAAGACGTAGAGATCAGATACGGTCTTACCAGGCCGCTCAACAGTTATAGTTTTTTGTGGCAACATTTCCATTTCTGGGCGGAAATTGTTGTGGCCATGCGCACTGTGAAAGGCTGGAAGAAGAAAATGGCCCTATTGCTCGGTAAGCCTGACCTTATACCTGACTATGCACGTACGCGTTCCGAAAATTTCTTCAGAATCAGTAAACACGACAGCCCGGATATAAAAGGAAAACTAAACCAGTATGTGGTTTGGCAAATGGTGCTGATGTTTCCCCTCAGCTTCCTGACCATATTGTATGAACACCAGCTTTCTGGTATGTTGCAGTTTATGTTTGTATTGCTGATCCTGGTTACCCTCATTAATTGCGGGGCCATTATGGAACAGCGGATCTGGGTGTTTCACCTGGAGTTTGCCAGGTGGCTGCTTTGTGTGATTGTTGTATTATATACTTTCCCCAATATGTGGCTGGGCGGTATTTTGATGGCCATTGCGTTGGTGCTGTGCTGCTTCTACGAAACTTCCTGGAAATACTATCTCAGGCTGCTGTATAACCACCGGGTAACGTAG
- a CDS encoding MFS transporter: MHHKPRLAFSQVFNMSFGFLGIQFGFALQNANVSRIFEKLGAEESKLAILWLAAPVTGLLVQPIIGYYSDRTWHPKLGRRRPFFLVGAILASIGLILMPNSSELWMAAGLLWLLDASINISMEPFRAFVGDLLPDEQRTSGFAMQSFFIGTGAVIASMLPYIFTNYFGVKNTAPEGEISDSVKWSFYLGALAFLGAVMYTVFTTKEYPPENLEQLKEENRKASVFSGLKESFQGIFQMPKTMLQLAVVQFFSWFALFAMWIYTTRAMTSHVYGTTDTTSALYNEGADWVGVCFAVYNGVAAVFALALPWLVKRTSRKLTHLFCLMAGGIGLISIYFISDPNMLLVSMIGVGIAWASILSIPYAMLAGSLPPERMGYFMGVFNFFIVIPQIVAAGILGFLLETFFDSSSIFALVIGGVSMILSGLFCLAVADGKKVKLPLEQ; this comes from the coding sequence ATGCACCACAAACCCCGGCTTGCATTCTCCCAGGTATTCAACATGAGTTTCGGTTTCCTTGGTATCCAGTTTGGATTTGCCCTTCAGAACGCGAACGTGTCACGCATCTTCGAAAAACTCGGCGCCGAGGAAAGTAAACTCGCGATTCTATGGCTCGCCGCCCCGGTAACGGGTTTGCTGGTACAGCCCATCATAGGCTATTATAGTGACCGAACCTGGCATCCGAAGCTGGGACGCAGAAGGCCTTTCTTCCTCGTAGGGGCCATCCTTGCCAGCATTGGTCTGATACTGATGCCCAATTCCTCCGAACTCTGGATGGCCGCGGGATTGTTGTGGCTGCTGGATGCTTCCATCAATATTTCCATGGAGCCTTTCCGCGCATTTGTAGGTGATCTGTTGCCGGATGAGCAACGCACTTCCGGCTTCGCGATGCAGAGTTTTTTTATAGGTACTGGCGCGGTCATCGCTTCCATGCTGCCGTATATTTTCACGAATTATTTCGGTGTAAAAAACACTGCACCAGAAGGTGAGATTTCCGATTCCGTAAAGTGGTCGTTTTACCTGGGGGCCCTGGCATTCCTGGGCGCCGTGATGTACACCGTATTCACCACGAAGGAATACCCGCCGGAGAACCTGGAACAATTGAAAGAGGAGAACAGGAAGGCTTCGGTTTTCAGTGGCCTGAAGGAGTCGTTTCAAGGGATTTTCCAGATGCCTAAGACCATGCTGCAACTTGCGGTGGTGCAGTTCTTTTCCTGGTTCGCGTTGTTCGCGATGTGGATTTATACGACGAGAGCAATGACGAGCCATGTATATGGAACAACGGATACCACTTCTGCTTTGTACAATGAAGGCGCGGATTGGGTAGGCGTTTGTTTTGCCGTATACAATGGCGTGGCGGCGGTTTTTGCGCTGGCGCTGCCCTGGCTGGTGAAACGTACAAGCAGGAAGCTCACCCATCTGTTTTGCCTCATGGCTGGGGGCATCGGCTTAATTTCCATCTATTTTATTTCAGATCCCAATATGTTGCTGGTGTCCATGATCGGTGTAGGTATCGCATGGGCGAGTATTTTATCCATTCCCTACGCCATGCTGGCCGGCTCGCTTCCGCCGGAAAGAATGGGGTACTTTATGGGGGTGTTTAATTTCTTTATTGTGATCCCTCAGATTGTGGCCGCGGGTATACTCGGTTTCCTGCTGGAAACATTCTTCGACAGTTCGTCCATCTTCGCATTAGTGATCGGCGGCGTATCCATGATACTTTCCGGCCTGTTCTGCCTTGCTGTCGCGGATGGCAAAAAAGTTAAACTTCCACTTGAACAATAA
- a CDS encoding glycoside hydrolase family 13 protein, with protein sequence MKKILIALLLLHASFCFAQMPDVYPTNWWVGMKRGSLQLLVHADTVLSPKNVQVKYPGVQVKKITLLENPHYLVIDLVLDKNVKPGTFPIKMMAGGKHVTVPYTLMPRDPGNGKTRIRGVDASDFIYLVLPDRFSNGDPSNDVVPGMYDTVCNRAIPSARHGGDLKGIQQKLDYLDDLGVTALWLNPVIENDMPAKEEGGRPLSGFHGYWFTDHYTVDRRIGGNKAYLELADAVHKKGMKLIQDAVYNHVGYTHWFILDLPMKDWIHQWSPYRNTSYKDQTLMDPYASKEDARTMSDGWFTHNLPDLNQKNPYLAEFLIQHAIWSTEMFGLDGWRIDTYAYNDLEFMNRCNAELLNEYPQLGLFGETWVHGVPNQAFFTKNKMKGISFSSNLPGATDFQVYFAMMSALNQPDAWTEGLTKLYTTLAQDFLYEDPYKHCLHLDNHDLDRFVSVIGEDSAKYKMGITWLLTLRGIPQLYYGTEILMKNFKNPSDDAVREDFPGGWKNDKVDKFRKEGRTQAENSAFELVRKLAGYRKRTPALQHGKLMQYVPENGVYVYFRYDENKTVMIAANTGKNKVDLSTARFSERIGAHKTGLEVLSGATVALDKLSLAPFETLVIELR encoded by the coding sequence ATGAAAAAGATACTGATCGCCCTGCTGCTGCTCCATGCCAGTTTTTGTTTCGCGCAAATGCCCGACGTATATCCCACCAACTGGTGGGTAGGTATGAAGCGGGGTTCGCTTCAGTTACTTGTTCATGCCGATACGGTGCTTTCACCCAAAAATGTACAGGTGAAATACCCCGGGGTTCAGGTGAAAAAAATCACCTTGCTGGAGAATCCGCATTACCTGGTAATTGACCTGGTACTTGATAAGAACGTGAAGCCCGGTACCTTTCCCATTAAAATGATGGCAGGCGGAAAACATGTGACTGTTCCTTATACGCTGATGCCCCGCGATCCGGGCAATGGTAAAACGCGTATCAGAGGCGTGGACGCATCGGATTTTATTTACCTCGTTTTGCCCGACCGTTTCAGCAACGGGGATCCTTCCAATGATGTTGTTCCGGGTATGTACGATACGGTTTGTAACCGCGCCATTCCTTCTGCCCGACATGGCGGCGACCTCAAAGGCATTCAGCAAAAACTGGATTACCTGGACGATCTTGGTGTTACCGCACTTTGGCTCAACCCGGTGATTGAGAACGATATGCCCGCTAAAGAAGAAGGGGGACGCCCACTCAGTGGGTTTCATGGCTACTGGTTCACGGATCATTATACTGTGGACCGCAGGATAGGCGGGAACAAGGCATACCTTGAACTGGCTGACGCTGTTCATAAAAAAGGCATGAAACTGATCCAGGATGCCGTGTATAACCATGTGGGTTATACGCACTGGTTCATTCTTGACCTGCCCATGAAAGACTGGATCCACCAATGGTCGCCTTACAGAAATACGTCGTACAAGGACCAGACGCTGATGGATCCTTATGCGTCAAAAGAAGATGCCCGCACCATGAGTGATGGCTGGTTCACCCACAATCTTCCCGACCTCAACCAGAAAAATCCTTACCTGGCTGAATTCCTTATCCAGCACGCGATATGGAGCACCGAAATGTTCGGGCTGGATGGCTGGCGCATTGATACCTATGCTTACAACGACCTGGAATTTATGAACCGTTGCAATGCCGAATTGCTGAACGAATACCCGCAACTGGGGCTTTTCGGCGAAACATGGGTGCATGGCGTGCCCAACCAGGCTTTTTTTACGAAGAATAAAATGAAAGGCATTTCTTTTTCTTCTAACCTGCCGGGCGCAACGGATTTTCAGGTATATTTCGCCATGATGAGCGCACTTAATCAACCCGATGCATGGACCGAAGGGCTCACTAAATTGTACACCACGCTCGCACAGGATTTTCTCTATGAAGATCCTTATAAGCACTGTCTGCACCTCGATAACCACGATCTCGATCGTTTCGTTTCCGTAATTGGTGAGGATTCCGCCAAATATAAAATGGGCATTACCTGGTTGCTTACCCTGCGCGGTATACCGCAATTGTATTATGGCACGGAAATTCTGATGAAGAACTTTAAAAATCCTTCAGACGACGCCGTTCGGGAAGATTTTCCAGGTGGCTGGAAGAACGATAAGGTGGATAAATTCAGGAAAGAAGGCAGAACGCAGGCAGAGAACAGCGCTTTTGAATTGGTAAGAAAGCTCGCCGGTTACCGGAAACGAACACCCGCGCTGCAGCATGGAAAACTAATGCAGTATGTGCCGGAAAATGGCGTGTACGTGTATTTTAGGTACGATGAAAACAAAACTGTGATGATTGCTGCGAATACAGGAAAGAACAAGGTTGACCTTTCCACAGCGCGTTTTTCAGAAAGGATAGGGGCACACAAAACAGGCCTGGAGGTGCTTTCAGGTGCTACTGTTGCATTGGATAAGCTTTCTCTCGCGCCATTCGAAACCCTGGTGATCGAACTCCGCTAG
- the glgB gene encoding 1,4-alpha-glucan branching protein GlgB, producing MTNQSPGNDQHGARKSRGKKAGLKNYEASNFIDTSKPVWNYSLFTQEDIANYQAGTHYSVYELMGSKEIEVLGRKGIYFAVWAPNATLVSVKGNFNDWNHTTHPLTPRWEKSGIWEGFVPDLGLGEVYKYFIKGYNGTELDKGDPFAHFWEKRPSTASITWDLHYEWNDGEWMEKRKKHNSLNAPWSVYEMHLASWMRPDPNDEESYNTYEQIAERLVPYLQETGFTHVEFMPVMEHPFDGSWGYQGTGYFAPTSRFGDPQGFMKLVDLLHQADIGVILDWVPSHFPYDAHGLFMFDGAHTYEYADMRKGYHPDWNSYIFNYKRGEVKSFLISSARFWLEYFHIDGIRVDAVSSMLKLNYSRGAGQWEPNEFGGDGNLEAIAFIKDLNETVYRDFPDVQTIAEEATDWPGISKPTFQGGLGFGMKWMMGWMHDTLDYYKMHPYYRNHYQNKFSFSMMYFYDENFMLPLSHDEVVHGKSPMLYKMPGDEWQKFANLRVLYTYMFMHPGAKLLFMGNEFGQTSEWNYHRELDWFLLEYNAHSGLKDCVSQLNKLYRNEPALYEKQFHPDGFEWVDLNHRNECIVVFKRKGTHGKDDVLVILNMLPEPRFDWEVHVKDKQDWKEIFNSDEKRFGGTGDVYNVQIISEVVDKKEKWYKIKVQIPPLAAIVLK from the coding sequence ATGACAAACCAATCACCTGGAAACGATCAGCATGGAGCAAGGAAAAGCCGTGGTAAAAAGGCCGGGTTAAAAAATTATGAAGCGTCAAATTTTATTGATACTTCAAAACCAGTCTGGAACTATTCTCTTTTTACCCAGGAAGATATCGCCAATTACCAGGCTGGAACCCACTATAGTGTGTACGAATTGATGGGGTCGAAAGAGATTGAAGTGCTTGGCCGCAAAGGTATTTACTTTGCCGTATGGGCGCCCAACGCCACCTTAGTTTCCGTGAAAGGTAATTTCAACGACTGGAACCATACCACGCATCCGTTAACGCCGAGGTGGGAGAAATCAGGTATTTGGGAGGGCTTCGTGCCCGACCTGGGTCTGGGTGAAGTATACAAATACTTTATCAAAGGATATAACGGCACTGAACTGGATAAAGGTGATCCATTTGCTCATTTCTGGGAGAAAAGACCGAGCACCGCTTCCATAACCTGGGACCTCCACTATGAATGGAACGATGGTGAATGGATGGAGAAAAGAAAAAAGCACAACAGCCTGAACGCGCCCTGGAGCGTATATGAAATGCACCTCGCAAGTTGGATGCGTCCTGATCCGAACGACGAAGAATCGTACAATACATACGAGCAGATCGCGGAAAGACTGGTGCCGTACCTGCAGGAAACAGGGTTCACCCATGTAGAGTTTATGCCGGTGATGGAACATCCATTCGATGGTTCCTGGGGTTACCAGGGTACGGGTTATTTTGCGCCAACATCAAGGTTTGGAGATCCGCAGGGGTTTATGAAACTCGTTGACCTGCTGCACCAGGCGGATATTGGCGTGATACTCGATTGGGTGCCTTCACATTTTCCTTATGACGCGCATGGCCTGTTCATGTTCGATGGTGCGCACACCTACGAGTATGCGGATATGCGTAAAGGTTACCATCCGGATTGGAACTCTTATATCTTCAATTATAAGAGGGGAGAGGTCAAATCTTTTCTGATCAGCAGCGCGCGTTTCTGGCTGGAATACTTTCACATCGATGGTATACGGGTAGATGCCGTTTCATCTATGCTGAAACTGAACTACAGCCGGGGAGCAGGGCAGTGGGAACCCAACGAATTCGGCGGTGACGGTAACCTGGAGGCCATCGCTTTTATCAAGGACCTGAACGAAACGGTGTACCGTGATTTCCCTGATGTGCAAACCATCGCGGAGGAAGCCACCGATTGGCCGGGGATATCCAAACCAACTTTCCAGGGTGGACTTGGTTTCGGCATGAAATGGATGATGGGATGGATGCACGATACACTGGATTATTATAAGATGCATCCTTATTACAGGAACCATTACCAGAATAAGTTCTCGTTCAGTATGATGTATTTCTACGACGAAAACTTTATGCTCCCGCTGAGCCATGATGAAGTGGTGCATGGAAAATCGCCGATGTTGTATAAAATGCCGGGGGATGAATGGCAGAAGTTCGCGAACCTGAGGGTGTTGTACACCTATATGTTTATGCACCCCGGAGCAAAATTGCTGTTCATGGGCAACGAGTTCGGACAAACCTCCGAATGGAATTACCATAGGGAACTCGATTGGTTCCTGTTGGAATACAATGCGCACAGTGGATTGAAGGATTGTGTGAGTCAACTGAATAAATTGTACCGGAACGAGCCGGCCTTGTATGAGAAGCAGTTTCATCCTGATGGGTTCGAATGGGTGGACCTTAACCATAGAAACGAATGCATCGTTGTGTTTAAAAGAAAAGGAACACACGGTAAGGATGATGTGCTCGTGATCCTGAACATGTTACCCGAACCGCGGTTTGATTGGGAAGTGCACGTTAAAGACAAGCAGGATTGGAAAGAAATATTCAACAGCGATGAGAAAAGATTCGGTGGAACGGGCGATGTGTACAATGTGCAGATCATATCGGAAGTAGTGGACAAAAAAGAAAAATGGTACAAAATAAAAGTGCAGATTCCACCATTAGCCGCTATCGTACTTAAATAA
- the argS gene encoding arginine--tRNA ligase: MNRLLKTGDISHFSLKSYFCPDKNSGMSIIKAIRSATKSALKELYGIDCPEKDIQVNQTNQGFEGDYTVVLFAWVKQLKQSPDALGKALGERLMEQEPSLVAGFNIVKGFLNLSLPETWWTKFLHDSYSIADYGKAAASGRKVVVEYSSPNTNKPLHLGHLRNNFLGWSVAEILKANGHEVFKTSIVNDRGIHICKSMLAWQRFANGATPASTGIKGDHLVGDYYVQFENALKEETTPVLQQIMAGDLTAVQEADREKTGVFLTKLRAATLPPEKQEEIKAELKEIARNNTPIMREVRAMLLKWEEGDPATLDLWKNMNQWVYDGFAVTYNKIGSDFDKTYYESGTYLLGKQYVEEGLANGVFFRKPDGSVWIDLTAEGLDEKLVLRKDGTSVYITQDLGLANLKYEDYRMDESIYVIGDEQNYHMKVLKLICQKLNLPNSAGINHLSYGMVELPSGRMKSREGTVVDADDLVAEMEAVAARHTTELGKVKDFTPEELEDLYNLIGLGALKFFLLRVDPKKRMVFNPEESIDFHGFTGPFVQYTHARIKSILRKEQPTGSLYSGPLFPLEKELIVQLEQYSSIIEQAGQEMNPSLIANYVFHLAKTFNSFYAEHSIGNAENPEKKELRLQLALITATVIRSGMGLMGIRVPERM, translated from the coding sequence ATGAACCGCTTGTTAAAAACAGGAGATATTTCCCACTTCTCCCTGAAATCGTACTTTTGCCCGGATAAAAACAGCGGAATGAGCATCATTAAAGCGATCAGATCGGCTACGAAAAGCGCGTTAAAGGAATTATACGGTATCGATTGCCCGGAAAAAGACATCCAGGTAAACCAAACGAACCAGGGATTTGAAGGAGACTACACCGTGGTACTTTTTGCCTGGGTGAAACAACTGAAACAATCACCCGATGCCCTGGGCAAAGCTTTGGGAGAAAGACTCATGGAGCAGGAACCCTCTCTGGTAGCGGGTTTCAATATTGTAAAAGGCTTCCTGAACCTTTCGTTGCCCGAAACCTGGTGGACGAAGTTTTTACATGACAGTTACAGCATCGCCGATTACGGCAAAGCGGCCGCTTCCGGCAGAAAGGTGGTCGTGGAATATTCTTCACCCAATACCAACAAACCCCTGCACCTGGGGCATCTCCGGAACAACTTCCTCGGCTGGTCGGTAGCTGAAATATTAAAAGCGAACGGACACGAAGTGTTTAAAACCTCCATCGTGAACGACCGTGGCATACATATCTGTAAGTCGATGCTCGCCTGGCAGCGGTTTGCCAATGGCGCCACTCCCGCTTCAACAGGCATCAAAGGCGATCACCTGGTGGGCGATTACTACGTGCAATTTGAAAATGCCCTGAAGGAGGAAACCACTCCCGTGCTCCAGCAAATAATGGCTGGTGATCTTACTGCCGTGCAGGAAGCCGACCGGGAAAAAACCGGTGTATTCCTTACGAAACTCAGAGCAGCAACACTTCCCCCGGAAAAGCAGGAGGAAATTAAAGCGGAACTCAAAGAAATCGCGAGAAACAATACCCCCATCATGCGTGAAGTGCGGGCCATGCTCCTGAAATGGGAAGAGGGCGACCCCGCCACACTCGACCTTTGGAAGAACATGAACCAATGGGTGTACGACGGCTTCGCGGTCACCTACAACAAAATCGGCTCCGATTTCGACAAAACCTACTACGAGAGCGGTACCTACCTGCTCGGCAAACAATACGTGGAAGAGGGGCTCGCCAACGGCGTCTTCTTCCGTAAACCAGATGGCAGCGTATGGATAGACCTTACCGCCGAAGGATTAGACGAAAAGCTCGTCCTCCGCAAAGACGGCACGTCCGTATACATCACCCAGGACCTGGGACTTGCTAACCTGAAGTACGAGGACTACCGGATGGACGAAAGCATTTACGTGATAGGCGACGAACAGAACTACCACATGAAAGTGCTGAAGCTCATCTGCCAGAAGCTCAACCTCCCGAATTCAGCCGGTATCAACCACCTCTCCTATGGCATGGTGGAACTCCCCTCCGGTAGGATGAAGAGCCGCGAAGGCACCGTGGTAGACGCCGATGACCTGGTAGCAGAAATGGAAGCCGTCGCGGCCCGCCATACCACAGAACTGGGCAAGGTGAAAGATTTTACCCCGGAAGAACTGGAAGACCTTTATAACCTGATCGGATTGGGCGCTCTCAAGTTTTTCCTCCTCCGTGTGGATCCTAAAAAACGGATGGTATTCAACCCCGAGGAATCCATCGACTTCCACGGCTTTACCGGTCCATTCGTGCAATACACACACGCCAGGATCAAATCCATTTTGCGGAAGGAACAACCCACCGGATCACTCTATTCAGGGCCATTGTTTCCTTTGGAGAAGGAACTGATCGTTCAACTGGAACAGTATTCTTCCATCATAGAGCAGGCGGGTCAGGAAATGAATCCTTCGCTGATCGCAAATTATGTTTTCCACCTGGCGAAAACATTCAACTCGTTTTATGCCGAACATTCTATTGGTAACGCAGAGAATCCGGAGAAAAAGGAACTGCGGCTTCAACTGGCCCTGATCACCGCAACGGTGATCCGTTCCGGTATGGGATTAATGGGCATCAGGGTTCCTGAACGGATGTAA
- a CDS encoding GtrA family protein, with product MRNQVQNLVLPLIDFFHPPFRRIMNLQTFRYAVCGGVNMVLGLAIYYVVFKYVLWEQELDLGFYAFKAHVAALFFSFVFNVLFGFILMRYLVFSESNIHPRIQLFRYFMVCLFNLVLNYLMLKLLVEICGIYPTIAQLCTVVVVVVTSYIAQKKFSFATKTSP from the coding sequence ATGCGCAACCAAGTTCAGAACCTTGTTCTTCCACTTATCGACTTTTTTCATCCCCCTTTCCGGCGGATCATGAACCTGCAGACTTTCCGCTACGCGGTTTGCGGGGGCGTAAATATGGTGCTGGGACTTGCCATTTACTACGTCGTATTTAAATATGTACTTTGGGAGCAGGAACTTGACCTCGGATTCTACGCGTTTAAGGCGCACGTCGCAGCCTTGTTCTTCTCCTTCGTATTTAATGTGCTGTTTGGCTTCATCCTGATGCGTTACCTGGTTTTCAGTGAATCGAATATTCACCCCAGGATACAGTTGTTCCGCTATTTTATGGTCTGCCTTTTCAACCTGGTACTCAATTACCTGATGTTGAAACTGCTGGTGGAGATATGTGGTATCTATCCTACCATTGCACAGCTTTGTACGGTGGTAGTGGTAGTGGTGACCAGCTACATCGCACAGAAAAAATTCTCTTTCGCCACTAAAACTTCACCATAA